In bacterium, the genomic window TCAATTAGGGGATATCGGATATTGGGTTCCGGGGAATGCGTTCTGTATCTTTTTTGGCAAAACGCCATCGAGTCGTGGCGATGAAATCCGACCGTATAGTCCAGTGACGGTTATTGGAAAATTGCTTGGTGACCCAAAAGAGTTTCTGAAAGTGAAAGATGGAACGAACATAATAATTGAAAAAGCAGAATAATCAACCGAGAATTACCGCTACCATTTGCTGCTAACCTATTTTTTATTTCAACTCGAGCACAGGATTGTATTGGTCTTTAACGCGCTACGCAGTGGAACGCTGGATTGATCAGCGTCGAGGATTAGAATTGTTGTAAGAAGCGCAGGTCGTTTCCAAACAGGAGTCGAATATCGTTTATTCCGTATTTAAGCATCGTTATCCGGTCTATCCCGAATCCGAACGCAAACCCAGTATATTTTTCCGAATCATAGTTGACCGCTCGAAACACTTCCGGATGCACCATACCGGCGCCTGCGATTTCTAACCAACCGGATTGCTTGCAG contains:
- a CDS encoding cyclophilin-like fold protein → MQRKKIKITAEPVSMLAELNETKTAELVWNALPITASANTWGEEIYFRIPVKTTDEKPQETVQLGDIGYWVPGNAFCIFFGKTPSSRGDEIRPYSPVTVIGKLLGDPKEFLKVKDGTNIIIEKAE